One Mycobacterium kubicae genomic window carries:
- the hisI gene encoding phosphoribosyl-AMP cyclohydrolase, with product MTLDPQIAARLKRNADGLFTAVVQERGSGDVLMVAWMDDAALARTLKTREATYFSRSRGEQWIKGATSGHTQHVHSVRLDCDGDTVLLTVDQVGGACHTGDHSCFDGDVLLSPDS from the coding sequence ATGACGCTGGACCCGCAGATCGCCGCGCGGTTGAAGCGCAACGCCGACGGCCTGTTCACCGCCGTCGTGCAAGAGCGCGGCAGCGGTGACGTGCTCATGGTCGCGTGGATGGACGACGCGGCGTTGGCCAGAACCCTCAAGACCCGCGAGGCGACCTACTTCTCGCGATCCCGCGGTGAGCAGTGGATCAAGGGCGCCACCTCCGGCCACACCCAGCACGTCCACTCGGTGCGCTTGGACTGTGACGGCGACACGGTGCTGCTGACCGTCGACCAAGTCGGCGGCGCCTGCCACACCGGTGACCACAGTTGCTTCGACGGCGACGTGTTGCTGTCGCCGGACAGCTGA
- the priA gene encoding bifunctional 1-(5-phosphoribosyl)-5-((5-phosphoribosylamino)methylideneamino)imidazole-4-carboxamide isomerase/phosphoribosylanthranilate isomerase PriA — protein MTTPLILLPAVDVVDGRAVRLVQGKAGSETEYGSALDAALGWQRDGAEWIHLVDLDAAFGRGSNRELLADVVGKLDVQVELSGGIRDDDSLVAALATGCARVNLGTAALENPQWCARMIAEHGDKVAVGLDVQIVDGQHRLRGRGWETDGGDLWEVLDRLDGEGCSRFVVTDVTKDGTLGGPNLELLARVAERTEAPVIASGGVSSLDDLRAIATLTGQGVEGAIVGKALYAGRFTLPQALAAVRG, from the coding sequence GTGACGACGCCCCTGATTCTGCTGCCCGCAGTGGATGTGGTCGACGGCCGCGCCGTGCGCCTGGTGCAGGGTAAGGCCGGCAGCGAAACCGAGTACGGCTCAGCGCTGGACGCCGCACTGGGCTGGCAGCGCGACGGCGCCGAATGGATCCACCTGGTGGACCTGGACGCGGCGTTCGGGCGCGGTTCCAACCGCGAACTGCTGGCCGACGTTGTCGGCAAGCTGGACGTGCAGGTGGAGCTGTCCGGCGGCATCCGCGACGACGACTCGCTGGTGGCGGCGCTGGCCACCGGTTGCGCGCGGGTGAACCTGGGCACCGCCGCGCTGGAGAACCCGCAGTGGTGCGCGCGGATGATCGCCGAGCACGGCGACAAGGTCGCCGTCGGCTTGGATGTGCAGATCGTCGACGGGCAACACCGGCTGCGCGGCCGGGGGTGGGAAACCGATGGCGGTGATTTGTGGGAGGTGCTGGACCGCCTGGACGGTGAAGGCTGTTCGCGATTCGTGGTCACCGACGTCACCAAGGACGGCACGTTGGGCGGACCCAACTTGGAATTGCTGGCCCGAGTCGCCGAGCGCACCGAGGCCCCGGTGATCGCATCCGGTGGCGTGTCCAGCCTGGATGACCTGCGCGCCATCGCCACCCTCACCGGCCAAGGGGTCGAGGGCGCCATCGTCGGCAAGGCGCTGTATGCCGGGCGGTTCACCTTGCCGCAAGCGCTGGCCGCGGTGCGGGGGTAA
- a CDS encoding inositol monophosphatase family protein: MDLEALVAEASAILDDATEPFLAGHRADSAVAKKGNDFATEVDLAIERQVVDALVKATGIGVHGEEFGGPDVNSPWVWVLDPVDGTFNYAAGSPMAAILLGLLRNGEPVAGLTWLPFTSQRYTAVEGGPLMKNGVAQPKLGHTELADALVAAGSFSADSRGRFPGQYRVALLENLSRVSSRLRMHGSTGIDLAYVADGILGAAISFGSHVWDHAAGVALVRAAGGVVTNLAGEQWTPASKSALAAAPGAHAEILEILRDTGEPDDY, from the coding sequence ATGGATCTAGAGGCGCTGGTGGCCGAGGCCTCGGCCATCCTCGATGACGCCACGGAACCCTTCCTGGCCGGTCACCGCGCCGACTCAGCGGTTGCCAAGAAGGGCAACGATTTCGCCACCGAAGTCGACTTGGCCATCGAACGGCAGGTGGTCGACGCGCTGGTCAAGGCGACCGGAATCGGAGTGCACGGCGAAGAATTCGGCGGCCCCGACGTCAACTCGCCGTGGGTGTGGGTACTCGACCCCGTCGACGGCACCTTCAACTACGCCGCCGGGTCACCCATGGCCGCCATTCTGTTGGGGCTGCTGCGAAATGGCGAGCCGGTGGCAGGGCTGACCTGGCTGCCGTTCACCAGCCAGCGCTACACCGCTGTCGAAGGCGGCCCGTTGATGAAAAACGGTGTCGCACAACCAAAATTAGGCCACACCGAGCTGGCCGACGCGTTGGTCGCGGCCGGTTCCTTCAGTGCGGATTCGCGCGGCCGTTTCCCGGGACAGTATCGGGTGGCCCTGTTGGAGAATCTGAGCCGGGTGTCGTCGCGGCTGCGGATGCACGGCTCCACAGGCATCGACCTGGCCTACGTCGCCGACGGGATATTGGGTGCGGCAATCAGTTTCGGCAGCCACGTCTGGGATCACGCCGCCGGGGTTGCGCTGGTGCGTGCGGCGGGCGGCGTCGTCACCAATCTGGCCGGTGAGCAGTGGACGCCCGCATCGAAGTCCGCGCTGGCCGCCGCGCCCGGCGCACATGCCGAGATCCTGGAAATCCTGCGCGACACAGGCGAGCCCGATGACTACTGA
- a CDS encoding IS110 family transposase, with protein MSFNGTSVGLDVHALSVVAHAVDEQTGRVERARLCPDHGEILDWLHRLRGPVRVAYEAGPTGFGLARALADAQIDCVVAAPSKLIRPAGDRVKTDARDAAHLTRLLRLDEITAVTVPDVEVEAVRDLVRAREDARADLMRVRHRLSKLLLRQGRVYSGGQAWTGVHETWLRRQRFDDVHTAAAFDHHFDAVLTATAARNRLDEQIVMVAASPRWADPVNRLGCLRGISALTGLALAVEIGDWTRFTGASIGAYVGLVPTEYSSGTSRVQGSITKAGNAHVRRLLIESAWHHRAGYRTPGPTMRARWAKVDPALKDRGHAGNRRLHQQWCRFNERKKPHVVANVAVARQLAGWCWSLATLT; from the coding sequence GTGAGTTTCAACGGTACGAGTGTCGGGTTGGACGTGCACGCGCTTTCGGTGGTTGCTCATGCCGTCGATGAACAGACGGGTCGAGTCGAACGGGCGCGGTTGTGTCCTGATCACGGTGAGATCTTGGATTGGTTGCACCGGTTGCGAGGCCCGGTGCGAGTGGCCTATGAGGCCGGGCCAACGGGGTTTGGTCTGGCACGAGCTCTAGCGGATGCCCAGATCGACTGCGTGGTCGCCGCGCCATCGAAGCTGATCCGCCCGGCCGGGGATCGGGTCAAGACCGATGCTCGTGATGCTGCGCATCTGACCAGGTTGCTGCGGTTGGATGAGATCACTGCGGTTACGGTGCCCGACGTTGAGGTCGAGGCGGTGCGAGATTTGGTTCGTGCTCGCGAGGACGCCCGTGCGGATCTGATGCGTGTTCGGCACCGGTTGTCGAAGCTGTTGCTGCGCCAAGGCCGGGTCTACTCAGGTGGTCAGGCCTGGACCGGAGTGCACGAAACGTGGCTTAGGCGCCAACGATTCGACGATGTCCACACCGCGGCGGCGTTTGATCATCACTTTGACGCGGTGCTCACCGCTACCGCGGCCAGGAACCGTCTCGACGAGCAGATCGTCATGGTCGCGGCCTCACCGCGCTGGGCCGATCCGGTCAACCGGCTGGGCTGCCTACGCGGGATCTCGGCGTTGACTGGTCTGGCCTTAGCCGTAGAAATCGGGGACTGGACCCGATTCACCGGTGCCTCGATCGGCGCCTACGTCGGTCTGGTGCCCACCGAGTACTCCTCGGGGACTTCACGGGTCCAGGGTTCGATCACCAAGGCTGGCAACGCCCACGTCCGCAGACTGCTGATCGAATCGGCCTGGCACCACCGCGCCGGCTACCGCACCCCCGGTCCGACGATGCGGGCCCGATGGGCCAAGGTCGACCCAGCGCTCAAGGACCGCGGGCACGCCGGAAACCGCCGTTTACATCAGCAGTGGTGCCGGTTCAATGAGCGCAAGAAGCCCCACGTCGTGGCCAACGTCGCGGTCGCTCGTCAACTGGCCGGTTGGTGTTGGTCGCTGGCCACGCTGACATAA
- the hisB gene encoding imidazoleglycerol-phosphate dehydratase HisB, with amino-acid sequence MRSTVTATATPTRRARIERRTRESDIVIELDLDGTGQVDIDTGVPFYDHMLTALGSHASFDLTVRTKGDVEIEAHHTIEDTAIVLGQALAQALGDKKGIRRFGDAFIPMDEALAHAAVDVSGRPYCVHTGEPDHLRHTTIAGNSVPYHTVINRHVFESLAMNARIALHVRVLYGRDPHHITEAQFKAVARALRQAVEPDPRVSGVPSTKGVL; translated from the coding sequence ATTAGGAGCACCGTGACAGCCACCGCAACTCCGACCCGCCGCGCGCGCATCGAACGGCGCACCCGCGAGTCCGACATCGTCATCGAACTCGACCTGGACGGCACCGGACAGGTCGACATCGACACCGGCGTCCCGTTCTACGACCACATGCTCACCGCGCTGGGCAGCCACGCCAGCTTCGACCTGACCGTGCGCACCAAGGGCGACGTGGAGATCGAAGCGCACCACACCATCGAAGACACCGCCATCGTGCTGGGCCAAGCCCTCGCTCAGGCCCTCGGCGACAAGAAGGGCATTCGCCGGTTCGGCGACGCGTTCATCCCGATGGACGAGGCCCTGGCCCACGCCGCCGTCGACGTCTCCGGGCGCCCATACTGTGTGCACACCGGAGAACCGGACCACCTGCGGCACACCACCATTGCCGGCAACTCGGTGCCCTACCACACCGTCATCAACCGGCACGTGTTCGAATCGCTGGCGATGAACGCCCGCATCGCGCTGCATGTGCGGGTGCTCTACGGTCGCGATCCGCACCACATCACCGAAGCTCAATTCAAGGCCGTCGCCCGCGCGCTGCGTCAAGCGGTCGAACCCGATCCCCGGGTGTCGGGTGTGCCATCCACCAAAGGTGTTCTGTGA
- the hisD gene encoding histidinol dehydrogenase translates to MLTRIDLRGAQLTAARLRAALPRGGADVESVLPTVRPIVQAVAEGGAQAALDYGASFDGVRPASVRVPDSALEDALARLDHGVRDALQVMIERTRVVHADQRRSDVTTTLGPGATVTERWVPVQRVGLYVPGGNAVYPSSVVMNVVPAQAAGVDSLVVASPPQRDFDGLPHPTILAAARLLGVDEVWAVGGAQAVALLAYGGTDLDGAELAPVDMITGPGNIYVTAAKRLCRSQVGIDAEAGPTEIAILADHTADPAHVAADLISQAEHDEMAASVLVTPSPELADATDAELASQLQTTVHRERVTAALSGRQSAIILVDDVDSGVKVVNAYAAEHLEIQTVDAQQVAGRIRSAGAIFVGAWSPVSLGDYCAGSNHVLPTAGCARHSSGLSVQTFLRGIHVVDYSEAALKDVSGHVITLAKAEDLPAHGEAIRRRFER, encoded by the coding sequence GTGCTGACCCGTATTGACTTACGGGGTGCGCAGTTGACGGCGGCCCGGCTGCGGGCCGCTTTGCCCCGTGGCGGCGCCGACGTGGAAAGTGTGCTGCCGACGGTGCGGCCCATCGTGCAGGCGGTCGCGGAAGGCGGGGCGCAGGCCGCGCTGGACTACGGCGCGTCATTCGACGGGGTTCGCCCCGCTTCTGTGCGGGTGCCCGATTCCGCCTTGGAGGACGCGCTGGCTCGGTTGGACCACGGCGTGCGCGACGCGTTGCAGGTGATGATCGAGCGCACCCGCGTGGTGCATGCCGATCAGCGCCGCTCCGACGTCACCACGACGCTGGGCCCGGGCGCCACGGTCACTGAGCGGTGGGTTCCGGTGCAGCGGGTGGGCCTGTATGTGCCCGGCGGCAACGCGGTGTACCCGTCCAGCGTGGTGATGAACGTGGTGCCCGCCCAGGCCGCCGGCGTCGACTCGTTGGTGGTCGCCAGCCCGCCGCAGCGCGACTTCGACGGATTACCGCACCCGACCATCCTGGCCGCGGCCCGCCTGTTGGGAGTCGACGAAGTGTGGGCCGTCGGGGGAGCGCAGGCCGTGGCGCTGCTGGCCTACGGCGGTACCGATCTGGACGGCGCGGAGTTGGCGCCCGTCGACATGATCACCGGCCCCGGCAATATCTATGTCACCGCCGCCAAGCGGCTGTGCCGCTCGCAGGTGGGCATCGACGCCGAAGCCGGCCCCACCGAAATCGCCATCCTCGCCGACCACACCGCCGATCCGGCCCATGTTGCCGCCGATCTGATCAGCCAAGCCGAGCACGACGAGATGGCCGCCAGTGTGCTGGTGACCCCCAGCCCGGAGTTGGCCGACGCGACCGACGCCGAATTGGCGTCCCAGCTGCAGACCACCGTGCACCGCGAGCGCGTGACGGCCGCGCTGAGCGGACGACAGTCGGCCATCATCCTGGTCGACGACGTGGACAGCGGCGTCAAGGTGGTAAACGCCTACGCCGCCGAACATTTGGAAATTCAGACCGTCGACGCCCAGCAGGTGGCGGGCCGGATCCGTTCGGCGGGAGCCATCTTCGTCGGGGCATGGTCTCCGGTCAGCCTCGGTGACTACTGCGCGGGTTCCAATCACGTGCTGCCCACCGCGGGCTGCGCCCGGCACTCCAGCGGCCTTTCGGTCCAGACCTTCCTGCGCGGCATTCACGTCGTGGACTACAGCGAGGCGGCGCTCAAAGACGTCTCGGGCCACGTCATCACGTTGGCCAAGGCCGAGGATCTGCCCGCGCACGGCGAGGCGATACGGCGAAGGTTCGAACGATGA
- a CDS encoding nitroreductase family deazaflavin-dependent oxidoreductase produces MSAKDHPNNAPGVPMLYPPWFERWQIKYMNPVVKPIARYMPGAATITHRGRKSGKTYQTVVTPYRKGNLLTVALGHGKTDWVKNVLAAGEADVRFSRREVHITNPRILPAGSDGEGLPFLARLQLRRIAVFVADIA; encoded by the coding sequence ATGTCCGCGAAGGATCACCCCAATAACGCCCCGGGCGTGCCGATGTTGTACCCGCCCTGGTTCGAGCGCTGGCAAATCAAGTACATGAACCCGGTGGTCAAGCCCATCGCCCGCTACATGCCGGGCGCGGCGACCATCACCCACCGCGGCCGCAAGTCCGGGAAGACCTACCAGACCGTCGTGACGCCTTACCGCAAGGGCAATCTGCTGACCGTCGCGTTGGGCCATGGGAAAACCGACTGGGTCAAGAACGTGTTGGCCGCCGGTGAAGCGGACGTGCGGTTCAGCCGTCGCGAGGTACACATCACCAACCCCCGCATCTTGCCCGCCGGATCCGATGGCGAAGGGCTGCCGTTTCTGGCGCGGTTGCAACTGCGCCGGATCGCGGTGTTCGTCGCCGATATCGCCTGA
- the nadC gene encoding carboxylating nicotinate-nucleotide diphosphorylase produces the protein MTPPELDRAAALDTIRRGLNEDLRYGPDVTTIATVAADSVATASMVPREPGVIAGLDVALLVLDEVLGRSGYQVLHRVEDGVRVHPGQKLLTLRAETRGLLTAERTMLNLVCHLSGIATVTAAWVDAVQGTKARIRDTRKTLPGLRALQKYAVRVGGGVNHRLGLGDAALIKDNHVAAAGSVVDALRAVRAAAPDLPCEVEVDSLEQLDAVLAEKPELVLLDNFPVWQTQTAVQRRDARAPETLLESSGGLSLESAATYASTGVDFLAVGALTHSVRVLDIGLDM, from the coding sequence ATGACGCCGCCCGAGCTGGACCGGGCTGCGGCGCTGGACACCATTCGGCGCGGTCTCAACGAAGACCTTCGCTATGGGCCGGACGTCACGACCATCGCGACGGTGGCGGCCGACTCCGTGGCGACCGCGTCCATGGTGCCCCGCGAACCGGGTGTGATCGCCGGGCTGGACGTCGCGCTACTGGTGCTCGACGAGGTGCTGGGCCGATCCGGTTACCAGGTGCTGCATCGCGTCGAGGACGGCGTCCGGGTGCATCCGGGTCAGAAGCTGTTGACGCTGCGGGCCGAGACGCGGGGCCTGTTGACCGCGGAGCGGACCATGCTCAACCTGGTGTGTCACCTGTCTGGAATCGCCACGGTGACCGCGGCGTGGGTCGATGCCGTGCAGGGCACCAAGGCCAGAATCCGCGATACCCGCAAGACGCTGCCTGGGCTGCGCGCGCTGCAGAAGTATGCGGTGCGCGTCGGCGGCGGTGTCAACCACCGCCTGGGCCTGGGCGACGCGGCGTTGATCAAGGACAACCACGTGGCGGCGGCCGGATCTGTGGTCGATGCGCTGCGCGCAGTACGGGCCGCGGCCCCCGACCTGCCGTGCGAGGTCGAAGTGGATTCGTTGGAGCAGCTGGACGCGGTGCTGGCGGAAAAACCGGAGCTGGTGCTGCTGGATAACTTCCCGGTGTGGCAGACGCAGACTGCGGTGCAACGCCGTGACGCGCGCGCCCCCGAGACGCTGCTGGAATCCTCGGGTGGGCTGAGCTTGGAGTCCGCTGCCACCTATGCGAGCACCGGTGTGGACTTTCTGGCGGTCGGGGCGCTGACGCACTCGGTGCGGGTGCTCGACATCGGCCTGGATATGTAG
- a CDS encoding L-aspartate oxidase, with amino-acid sequence MTTAPAWRDTADVVVVGTGVAGLAAALAAHRAGRKVVVLNKAAHTRAVTATHYAQGGIAVVLPDNDDSIDAHVADTLTAGAGLCDPDAVYSIVGDGYRAVSELVSDGARFDESQPGRWDLTREGGHSRRRIVHAGGDATGAEVQRALDHAADMLDIRTSHVALRILHDDSAVTGVLVGNPAGCGIISAPSVILATGGLGHLYTATTNPDGSTGDGIALALWAGVAVSDLEFIQFHPTMLFGGGGGRRPLITEAIRGEGAVLIDSQGNSVTAGVHPMGDLAPRDVVAGAIDARLKAIGDPCVYLDARAINGFEARFPTVTAACRAAGIDPVRQPIPVVPGAHYSCGGVVADVYGQTELPGLFAAGEVARTGMHGANRLASNSLLEGLVVGGRAGKAAAAHAEATGNRRATMPEPIEHTAPHRADLQHAMSRDASVVRDAVGLQRLSETLSAAPPRTIAGRCDFEDVALTMAARTVAVAALARTESRGCHHRAEHPSECPGQARSILVRRNADQVCVQTLAAVC; translated from the coding sequence ATGACGACCGCTCCGGCGTGGCGCGATACCGCCGACGTCGTCGTGGTCGGCACCGGTGTCGCGGGGTTGGCCGCCGCATTGGCCGCCCACCGTGCCGGACGCAAAGTCGTGGTGCTCAACAAGGCCGCGCATACCCGCGCCGTGACCGCCACCCACTACGCCCAGGGCGGCATCGCCGTCGTGCTCCCGGACAACGACGATTCGATCGACGCCCATGTGGCTGACACCTTGACCGCCGGAGCGGGGTTGTGCGACCCGGATGCGGTCTACTCGATCGTCGGCGACGGTTACCGGGCGGTCAGCGAATTGGTCAGCGACGGCGCACGATTCGACGAATCTCAACCGGGCCGGTGGGACCTTACCCGCGAAGGCGGGCATTCCCGGCGCCGCATCGTGCACGCCGGTGGCGACGCCACCGGCGCCGAAGTGCAGCGGGCCCTCGACCACGCCGCCGACATGCTCGACATCCGCACCAGCCACGTCGCCCTACGGATCTTGCACGATGACAGCGCGGTGACCGGTGTACTCGTGGGCAATCCCGCCGGCTGCGGCATCATCAGCGCCCCATCGGTCATCCTGGCCACCGGCGGCCTTGGGCATCTCTACACCGCGACCACTAATCCCGACGGGTCCACCGGCGACGGCATTGCATTGGCGTTGTGGGCCGGCGTCGCGGTCAGCGACCTCGAGTTCATCCAGTTCCATCCGACGATGCTCTTCGGCGGTGGCGGTGGGCGACGACCGCTGATCACCGAAGCGATTCGCGGTGAGGGCGCAGTTTTGATCGACAGCCAGGGCAACTCGGTCACGGCCGGTGTCCACCCCATGGGCGACCTGGCACCGCGCGATGTGGTTGCCGGCGCCATCGACGCGCGGCTGAAGGCCATCGGCGACCCGTGCGTATACCTCGACGCGCGAGCCATCAACGGTTTCGAAGCGCGGTTCCCGACGGTCACCGCCGCGTGCCGCGCCGCGGGCATCGATCCTGTTCGTCAACCCATCCCCGTGGTTCCGGGCGCGCATTACAGCTGCGGCGGCGTCGTCGCCGACGTCTACGGCCAGACCGAACTACCCGGGTTGTTCGCCGCGGGTGAGGTGGCCCGCACGGGCATGCACGGCGCCAACCGGCTGGCCTCGAACAGCCTGCTGGAAGGTTTGGTAGTCGGCGGGCGCGCCGGGAAAGCCGCGGCCGCCCACGCCGAGGCGACCGGGAACCGGCGCGCAACCATGCCGGAGCCGATCGAGCACACCGCGCCGCACCGCGCTGACCTGCAACACGCCATGAGTCGAGACGCCTCGGTGGTGCGTGATGCGGTTGGGCTGCAACGTCTTTCGGAGACGCTGTCCGCCGCGCCGCCGCGCACCATCGCGGGCCGGTGCGATTTCGAGGACGTCGCGCTGACGATGGCCGCCCGGACGGTCGCCGTCGCGGCGCTGGCACGCACCGAGAGCCGGGGCTGCCATCATCGCGCCGAGCATCCGTCCGAATGCCCGGGGCAGGCGCGCAGCATCCTGGTTCGCCGGAACGCCGATCAGGTGTGTGTCCAGACACTGGCGGCGGTGTGCTGA
- the hisH gene encoding imidazole glycerol phosphate synthase subunit HisH, translated as MTTKSVVVLDYGSGNLRSAQRALERVGADVEVTADAQAAAAADGLVVPGVGAFEACMTGLRKIGGEQIIAERVAAGRPVLGVCVGMQILFARGVEFGVESTGCGQWPGAVTQLEAPVIPHMGWNVVQSAPDSALFKGLPSDTRFYFVHSYAAQQWEGSPEARLTWATHQVPFLAAVEDGALSATQFHPEKSGDAGAAMLSNWVENL; from the coding sequence GTGACAACGAAATCAGTAGTCGTATTGGATTACGGCTCGGGGAATCTGCGCTCGGCGCAACGTGCGCTGGAGCGCGTGGGTGCCGATGTGGAGGTCACCGCCGACGCCCAAGCGGCCGCCGCCGCCGATGGGCTGGTCGTGCCCGGCGTGGGCGCCTTCGAGGCCTGCATGACCGGGCTGCGCAAGATCGGCGGCGAACAGATCATCGCCGAGCGCGTCGCCGCCGGCCGTCCGGTCCTGGGAGTGTGTGTGGGCATGCAGATTCTGTTCGCCCGCGGCGTGGAGTTCGGCGTGGAATCCACCGGCTGCGGGCAATGGCCGGGTGCCGTCACGCAGTTGGAGGCCCCGGTCATCCCGCACATGGGCTGGAACGTGGTGCAATCCGCGCCAGACAGCGCGCTGTTCAAAGGCTTGCCGTCCGACACCCGGTTCTACTTCGTGCACTCCTATGCCGCCCAACAGTGGGAAGGTTCCCCTGAGGCCCGGCTGACCTGGGCGACCCACCAGGTGCCGTTTTTGGCCGCGGTCGAGGACGGCGCCCTGTCGGCCACCCAGTTCCATCCGGAGAAGAGCGGTGACGCCGGCGCGGCCATGCTGAGCAACTGGGTGGAGAACTTGTGA
- the hisF gene encoding imidazole glycerol phosphate synthase subunit HisF yields the protein MTTELHLREGVAVRVIPCLDVDGGRVVKGVNFENLRDAGDPVELAAAYDAEGADELTFLDVTASSSGRATMLDVVRRTAEQVFIPLTVGGGVRTVADVDVLLRAGADKVSVNTAAIARPELLAEMSRQFGSQCIVLSVDARTVPAGSPPTPSGWEVTTHGGRRGTGIDAVEWAARGAELGVGEILLNSMDADGTKAGFDLAMLRAVRAAVTVPVIASGGAGAVEHFAPAVAAGADAVLAASVFHFRELTIGQVKAAMAAEQITVR from the coding sequence ATGACTACTGAGCTGCACCTGCGCGAAGGTGTTGCCGTGCGGGTCATTCCATGCCTGGACGTCGACGGCGGCCGCGTGGTCAAGGGAGTCAACTTCGAAAACCTGCGCGACGCCGGTGATCCCGTCGAACTCGCCGCCGCCTATGACGCCGAAGGCGCCGACGAACTGACCTTCCTGGACGTGACGGCCTCCTCGTCGGGCCGGGCCACCATGCTCGACGTGGTGCGCCGCACCGCCGAACAGGTGTTCATCCCGCTGACGGTCGGCGGCGGGGTGCGCACGGTCGCCGACGTCGATGTCCTGCTGCGAGCCGGCGCCGACAAGGTCTCGGTCAACACCGCGGCCATCGCGCGGCCGGAGTTGCTGGCCGAAATGTCACGCCAATTCGGCTCCCAGTGCATTGTGCTGTCGGTCGACGCGCGCACCGTGCCGGCGGGGTCACCGCCCACCCCGTCGGGCTGGGAGGTCACCACGCACGGCGGCCGGCGCGGCACCGGCATTGACGCCGTCGAATGGGCGGCTCGCGGCGCCGAACTGGGCGTAGGGGAGATCCTGTTGAACTCGATGGACGCCGACGGCACCAAAGCGGGGTTCGACCTGGCCATGTTGCGCGCGGTGCGGGCCGCGGTCACGGTGCCGGTCATCGCCAGCGGGGGCGCGGGAGCCGTCGAGCACTTTGCGCCCGCGGTGGCCGCCGGCGCCGATGCGGTGTTGGCCGCCAGCGTGTTTCACTTCCGCGAGCTGACCATCGGTCAGGTGAAGGCCGCCATGGCGGCAGAACAGATCACCGTCCGATGA